One Deltaproteobacteria bacterium genomic window carries:
- a CDS encoding amino acid ABC transporter substrate-binding protein, producing the protein MCRRIAGLCILAILGTVLCGGEIASAEIKGKKKPFLIGGTLALTGKFSEMGRIQEKGYRLWEKEINKKGGVLGRPVKILITDDGSNPAKVSEVYSDLIQKKGVDLLFSPYSSELTLVAANLWEKFRYPVLVAGAASEKIWETPRRYTIGLYSTADRYFIGFLEMCAIHRRKTVSITGFADPFSLYTAKGAKKWAENFGLAVARYSIIDGKNEKNLAAEAEGIISAKPDVVIVAGFLRESIIIRKALDRKNHGNVVFAGSVGPAMHEFLKELGPLAEGSFGASQWEPDERILYAGSRAFIHLYRKTYGEDPSYHAATAYASMKLMAEAVEKTGSCDREKIRQHLVTGDHKTILGPFKLRKDGTQIGHKSLVIQWQKGKKEIIWPENMRTAAPLFPE; encoded by the coding sequence ATGTGCAGGCGAATCGCAGGTTTGTGCATCCTGGCAATACTGGGAACCGTTCTATGCGGCGGGGAAATCGCATCGGCTGAAATAAAGGGCAAAAAGAAGCCCTTCCTCATCGGCGGCACGCTTGCCCTGACGGGTAAGTTTTCGGAGATGGGACGCATCCAGGAGAAGGGATACCGGCTTTGGGAAAAAGAGATAAACAAAAAGGGAGGGGTCCTCGGCAGGCCGGTGAAAATCCTCATCACGGATGACGGAAGCAATCCGGCGAAGGTTTCAGAGGTCTACTCGGACCTGATACAGAAAAAAGGCGTCGACCTGTTGTTCAGCCCGTACTCCTCCGAATTGACCCTCGTTGCGGCCAACCTTTGGGAAAAGTTCCGGTATCCCGTCCTTGTCGCCGGCGCCGCTTCGGAAAAAATATGGGAAACCCCACGCAGGTACACCATCGGCCTTTACAGCACTGCGGACCGATACTTCATAGGGTTCCTGGAGATGTGCGCCATCCATCGGCGGAAAACGGTCTCCATCACTGGGTTCGCGGACCCCTTCTCACTGTATACGGCAAAGGGCGCAAAAAAATGGGCCGAAAATTTCGGGCTGGCGGTGGCGCGGTACAGCATTATCGACGGGAAAAACGAAAAGAACCTGGCCGCCGAGGCGGAAGGGATAATTTCGGCGAAGCCCGACGTAGTCATTGTCGCGGGCTTTCTCAGGGAGAGCATTATCATCCGGAAGGCGCTGGACCGGAAGAACCATGGGAACGTCGTATTCGCGGGATCGGTGGGTCCGGCGATGCATGAGTTCCTTAAGGAGCTCGGCCCCCTGGCGGAAGGCTCCTTCGGCGCTTCCCAGTGGGAACCCGACGAGCGGATCCTCTACGCGGGCTCGAGGGCATTCATTCATCTTTACCGCAAGACATACGGGGAGGATCCCTCCTACCACGCCGCGACAGCCTACGCCTCCATGAAGCTCATGGCGGAGGCTGTCGAAAAAACCGGTTCCTGCGACCGAGAGAAGATCCGGCAGCATCTCGTGACAGGAGACCACAAGACGATCCTGGGGCCGTTCAAGCTCCGGAAGGACGGCACGCAAATCGGTCACAAGAGCCTTGTCATCCAGTGGCAAAAAGGGAAGAAGGAGATCATATGGCCCGAAAACATGAGGACGGCGGCGCCGCTCTTCCCGGAATGA
- a CDS encoding MFS transporter — MQETRHFGLQALIFWLVASVFSTIYITQPVLPVIRAEFGVGASTASLTISAVILGIALANLPFGMLVDRYPIRPIILLGGSAISACGLFCAASADLRLLIAARFIQGLFVPSLTTCLVVHLVRSLPPDRLNVVTGSYVSATVVGGLGGRLLGGWIHQPLHWRYAFVTASLLLLAATAAAARWLPESEGRKEAPDETARFAVLLRRPDLLPIYFVAFSSFFVFSSVFNYIPFYLSSPPFRASTQVITLTYLSYLVGAFTGPAAGKLSNRIGNGATMAMGSALFAAAIAMTFLPSLPAIAASLACVCAGFFAIHSAAAGSLNMRLSSGRGRANSLYVLFYYLGGSVGITASGYAYQFAGWHGVAALGILVLTIPFVTGIAETRDKKHP; from the coding sequence ATGCAGGAAACAAGGCATTTCGGCCTCCAGGCCCTGATCTTCTGGCTCGTGGCGTCCGTTTTTTCCACGATCTACATCACACAACCGGTTTTGCCGGTGATCCGCGCCGAGTTCGGGGTAGGTGCGTCGACGGCCTCACTTACGATTTCGGCGGTGATCCTCGGGATCGCCCTGGCAAACCTGCCGTTCGGAATGCTTGTGGACCGCTATCCGATACGCCCGATAATCCTCCTTGGAGGCTCGGCCATCTCCGCCTGCGGGCTCTTCTGCGCCGCATCCGCCGACCTTCGGCTCCTCATCGCGGCAAGGTTCATACAGGGGCTTTTCGTTCCTTCCCTTACCACGTGCCTCGTCGTGCACCTGGTTCGAAGCCTCCCCCCGGACCGGCTCAACGTGGTGACGGGCTCATACGTATCCGCCACGGTGGTGGGCGGGCTCGGCGGACGGCTGCTGGGCGGATGGATACACCAGCCGCTGCACTGGCGCTACGCCTTCGTAACCGCCTCACTCCTTCTGCTCGCGGCGACTGCGGCCGCCGCCCGGTGGCTGCCGGAAAGCGAAGGACGCAAGGAAGCGCCGGACGAGACGGCGCGGTTCGCCGTCCTTCTTCGCCGTCCGGATCTGCTGCCCATATATTTCGTGGCCTTCAGCTCGTTTTTCGTCTTCTCCTCGGTGTTCAATTACATCCCTTTTTACCTGTCGTCGCCGCCGTTCCGCGCATCCACGCAGGTCATCACGCTTACGTATCTTTCCTACCTCGTCGGCGCCTTCACGGGGCCGGCCGCGGGGAAACTGAGCAACCGGATCGGGAACGGCGCAACCATGGCGATGGGCTCCGCGTTGTTCGCCGCGGCCATCGCCATGACGTTCCTCCCGTCGCTGCCGGCCATCGCCGCAAGCCTCGCCTGCGTGTGCGCCGGATTCTTCGCGATACACTCCGCCGCCGCGGGCTCGCTGAACATGAGGCTCTCATCCGGCAGGGGACGGGCGAATTCCCTGTACGTACTTTTCTATTACCTCGGAGGCTCTGTCGGGATCACCGCCAGCGGATACGCTTATCAATTTGCCGGATGGCATGGCGTGGCGGCGCTGGGGATCCTGGTCCTCACGATCCCATTCGTTACCGGAATCGCAGAGACGAGGGATAAAAAACATCCGTAG
- a CDS encoding NDP-sugar synthase, which yields MKGMILAAGLGTRLRPLTYELPKPIVPVLGRPLCSYNMEFLSMSGVRSFVMNLHARPKLIQQRVAGWTGGKIRVDYTLEPEILGTGGGIGNAGRYLEGGTFVTANSDTVTRFRFADALAYHRDRKAVATLVLFPDPERRYTPVWIDETGRIAGIGSGAAGVRSGFYTGFQIVEPALLKEIPPGRASCIIRETYLRLVSQGAPLFGFLTSGTFREFGSPSDYLEGTLELLTESSPRKGEPASPPDGVTIVPPVYISSGAKIAAGARIGPEAVIEDGAVVKEGASVRRAILWPNAIAGAGDEISGAILTPNRRVDIS from the coding sequence GTGAAGGGCATGATCCTCGCCGCGGGACTCGGAACGCGGCTGCGCCCGCTTACCTACGAACTCCCGAAGCCGATCGTGCCGGTGCTCGGGCGCCCGCTATGTTCCTACAACATGGAGTTCCTTTCCATGTCGGGCGTCCGCTCCTTCGTCATGAACCTGCACGCGAGGCCGAAGCTGATCCAGCAGCGCGTGGCCGGCTGGACGGGCGGAAAAATCCGCGTCGATTACACGCTGGAGCCGGAGATCCTCGGGACCGGCGGAGGAATAGGAAACGCGGGAAGATACCTGGAGGGCGGAACATTCGTGACTGCGAATTCCGACACGGTTACCCGTTTCCGGTTCGCCGACGCGCTGGCGTATCACAGGGACAGGAAGGCGGTTGCCACGCTTGTGCTGTTTCCCGATCCGGAAAGAAGGTATACCCCCGTCTGGATCGACGAAACGGGGCGGATCGCCGGCATCGGCTCCGGCGCGGCGGGCGTCCGCTCAGGCTTCTACACCGGATTCCAGATAGTGGAACCGGCGCTGCTGAAGGAAATCCCTCCCGGAAGGGCGTCGTGCATCATCCGTGAAACCTACCTGCGGCTCGTCTCGCAAGGCGCTCCCCTGTTCGGATTCCTCACCTCGGGGACATTCAGGGAATTCGGCTCTCCCTCGGACTATCTTGAAGGGACGCTCGAGCTTCTCACCGAATCATCGCCGCGGAAAGGAGAGCCCGCTTCCCCGCCGGACGGCGTCACGATCGTCCCCCCCGTCTACATATCTTCGGGGGCGAAGATAGCGGCAGGCGCGCGCATCGGCCCCGAGGCCGTGATCGAGGACGGCGCCGTCGTGAAGGAAGGGGCTTCCGTCCGCCGGGCCATACTCTGGCCGAACGCCATCGCCGGCGCTGGAGACGAAATCTCCGGGGCCATCCTCACACCGAATCGCCGCGTCGATATTTCCTGA
- a CDS encoding phosphotransferase, protein MSPPVDERTVMAAIARLFRAPAPEIRVSELAGDASTRRYFRIALPEGFPLSSLVMMQYPDEIPPGGELPFVNVHRYLKAAGVPVPEIHLAVPEARLLFLEDAGDTTLEMAVHAAKSEEEHLPAYERCVEILVRIQSEGTKALDGNAVPSRLAFDVAKFAEEIDFFFEHAVREYGGIRLSESDERVIEDRFLPFLEVLAALPRVLVHRDYHSRNVMVTDRRAGGYGGLKILDFQDARMGNVYYDICSLLRDSYVKLSEKSVDSLCYAYRHASTADLRTRWGDPSAFEFLLDAAALQRNVKAIGTFGNQAHNRGKTFYLRFIPPTVSHLAANFDRNPKMRPLAKKLRPILEALSAKATDEAPP, encoded by the coding sequence GTGAGCCCGCCGGTGGACGAACGAACCGTCATGGCGGCGATCGCGCGCCTTTTCCGTGCGCCCGCGCCGGAGATCCGGGTGTCGGAGCTTGCAGGGGACGCGTCAACGCGCCGGTACTTCCGGATAGCGCTGCCCGAAGGGTTTCCTCTCTCATCGCTCGTGATGATGCAATATCCCGACGAGATCCCGCCGGGCGGTGAACTGCCGTTCGTGAACGTCCACCGCTACCTTAAAGCGGCGGGGGTCCCCGTACCGGAAATCCACCTTGCCGTGCCGGAGGCCCGGCTGCTGTTCCTCGAGGACGCAGGGGACACGACGCTCGAGATGGCGGTGCACGCGGCGAAATCGGAGGAGGAGCATCTTCCCGCCTACGAACGCTGCGTGGAGATCCTCGTCAGGATCCAGAGTGAAGGTACAAAAGCCCTGGACGGAAACGCCGTCCCGTCCCGCCTTGCCTTCGACGTCGCGAAATTCGCCGAGGAGATCGACTTCTTTTTCGAGCATGCCGTCCGGGAATACGGCGGGATCCGGCTGTCGGAATCCGACGAGCGGGTGATCGAAGACCGCTTTCTCCCCTTTTTGGAGGTACTGGCGGCGCTTCCCCGCGTGCTCGTCCATCGCGATTACCATAGCCGAAACGTCATGGTCACGGATCGCCGCGCCGGCGGGTACGGAGGGCTGAAGATCCTCGACTTCCAGGACGCCCGGATGGGGAACGTGTACTACGATATCTGCTCCCTGCTGCGCGATTCCTACGTAAAGCTGTCCGAAAAGTCGGTCGACAGCCTGTGTTATGCGTACCGGCACGCCTCGACCGCGGACCTGCGAACCAGGTGGGGAGATCCCTCCGCCTTCGAATTCCTGCTCGACGCGGCGGCTCTCCAGCGCAACGTGAAAGCCATAGGAACCTTCGGAAACCAGGCGCACAACCGGGGAAAAACCTTCTATCTGCGGTTCATACCTCCAACGGTTTCGCACCTTGCGGCGAACTTCGACAGGAATCCGAAGATGCGGCCGCTGGCGAAAAAACTCCGTCCCATCCTGGAAGCACTTTCGGCCAAGGCGACGGATGAGGCGCCGCCGTGA